agatagtatccaacaggcccatggaccttcgtggccatgggaacagcagtacaaaaacagtagcacgggacatacaacatgcgggATAACATATCAGGATGTATGTAGAAAGTCGATTACCACTACGGCGGTTTACCCGGCCGCcctgcaggacctgccgccactcggcctatagggctgacagatgcgtgtatgaataataataataataataataataataataataataataataataaagtcattttcgaaaaaaaaaaaagaaaaggttTTGGCCACAACTCGCTTTCAGTCCGCCGTAGAAATCCAGTCTGAGTCTGGAAACTATTTCTTTATATAATGCATTTCGATCGAAATGGTGGCCAAGCAGTTTCTTTATTTAATGATTTCCGAGAAAATGAAGCTGAAAACGAATTATTTGTTAAATTGTTTTTGGACAAAATGCAGTTTCTTTGATCTTTTCTGCAGAAAGAGTTCTAGCTACTATTACAGTTTATCAATCTCAAATCCATCTGGCAGCTTTGACTTCTTCCGAATCCTGCCTTACCGCGCCTGTGTGCTCTCTTCAGTTGCCATTTCAGGAAGTGGGAGGCCATTATCTCCATCATCTTGAGGCTCAGAGGTCTTATTCCAAGTCCATTTGCATCATGCTTGCTTTCTCTGAGTTATAATCTGTGTGAGAGTCAACTCTTCCTCTAAATGATCATCGTCTGAACTGTCTAAATCATCAGATAGATCATCATCTTCGCAGCCCTCTTCTTCATTATCGCTGATCGGCTCGACCTCATTGAGAGGTACAGGCTTCATTATCTGATCAAGCATAGCAGCGTCGCCACTGGACAAATTCTCCTTGATCATCTGTAGCTCGCTTTGTTCAAGCTCAAACTTTGGTGAGAATAAGTGGAGCATCAGACCTTTGATTGTGTCTGGTTTTAGTTGCCCCTGACGATAGTGGCAGACATCACGAGCACAATTAAAGAGCCGTTCAACAGCAGCACCACTGGCAGGTGTCGAGAGGATACCCCGTGCTATCTTTGCAAGCATAGGATACTCATGTTTATGCTCTTTCCAAAAGAGACAAGGGTTCCCCCTAACCAGTATTCCGTACAATGGCCCAGGGGTGGGCCATTCTGATTTTGGCCCACCCCAAATACCTTTCGAGGGGTCCTACGGACACGGGGTGACTATCATGTGACTCATCTCGTTGGGCTCTAACAACTGGTCACTAAACAATGCGCCTGCAAGGCTAAAAGTCTCTACCTCCGGTAATCGATAGAATCAAAATGTTCACTATTATTATATCTCCTGGATGTTCGTGACGCATAGCATCCCTCCTCTCTCAGCCCAGTCGGCTTCAATATCAATTAACTACATTGCTTCCCCATCATTCTGCCAAACAGCCTGCTCTATGTTCTCTCCTTCAACATCTCCGCCTCTCgtctctcctcctcttcaaccCTTGCATCCTCTTCCACTGTCAGTCTCGCCAGCTCTCCT
This sequence is a window from Aspergillus chevalieri M1 DNA, chromosome 5, nearly complete sequence. Protein-coding genes within it:
- a CDS encoding uncharacterized protein (COG:S;~EggNog:ENOG410Q05F;~InterPro:IPR012337); this translates as MLAKIARGILSTPASGAAVERLFNCARDVCHYRQGQLKPDTIKGLMLHLFSPKFELEQSELQMIKENLSSGDAAMLDQIMKPVPLNEVEPISDNEEEGCEDDDLSDDLDSSDDDHLEEELTLTQIITQRKQA